In Lacerta agilis isolate rLacAgi1 chromosome 8, rLacAgi1.pri, whole genome shotgun sequence, one genomic interval encodes:
- the WDTC1 gene encoding WD and tetratricopeptide repeats protein 1, with the protein MDTNSTGMLGCTATPPLACFRQPYCEKMAKANITRDLIHRQLKEKGALSFERHYHVTDPFIQRLGLEAELQGHTGCVNCLEWNEKGNLLASGSDDQHTIVWDPLHHKKLLSMHTGHTANIFSVKFLPHAEDRILITGAADSKVHVHDLTVKETIHMFGDHKNRVKRIATAPMWPNTFWSAAEDGLIRQYDLRENSKHSEVLIDLTEYCGQLVEAKCLTVNPQDNNYLAVGASGPFVRIYDIRMIHNHRKTMKQNPTAGVHTFCDRQKPLPDGAAQYYVAGHLPVKLPDYNNRLRVLVATYVTFSPDGTELLVNMGGEQVYLFDLTYKQRPYTFLLPKKCHSSGEVQNRKTSTNGVSNGIHLHSNGFRLSEGRAHISPQVELPPYLEKIKLQANEAFACQQWTQAIQLYSKAVQKASSNAMLYGNRAAAYMKRKWDGDHYDALRDCLKAISLNPCHLKAHFRLARCLFELKYVAEALECLDDFKGKFPEQAHSSACDALDRDINAALFSKSDNAEDKKGSGPIWLRAAGRKDSISDDEMVLRERSYDYKFRYCGHCNTTTDIKEANFFGSNAQYIVSGSDDGSFFIWEKETTNLVRVLQGDESIVNCLQPHPSYCFLATSGIDPVVRLWNPRPESETLNGRVVEDMEGASQANQRRMNADPLEVMLFNMGYRITGLTSGGTGGSDDEDSSEGQVHCRTS; encoded by the exons ATGGACACAAACTCTACTGGAATGCTCGGATGCACAGCAACACCTCCACTAGCTTGTTTTCGTCAGCCCTATTGTGAGAAGATGGCAAAAGCAAACATTACTAGAGACCTCATCCACAGGCAGCTCAAG GAGAAGGGTGCCCTCAGCTTTGAACGACACTATCATGTCACTGACCCCTTCATCCAGCGCCTGGGCTTGGAGGCAGAGCTGCAG GGTCATACTGGCTGTGTCAACTGCCTTGAATGGAATGAAAAGGGAAA TTTGCTGGCCTCTGGCTCTGATGACCAGCACACGATAGTGTGGGACCCACTGCACCATAAGAAGCTCCTCTCCATGCATACAGGACATACAGCAAACATATTCTCAGTCAAG TTCTTGCCACATGCAGAGGATCGGATACTTATCACTGGGGCTGCCGATTCCAAGGTGCATGTCCACGACTTGACTGTTAAAGAAACCATCCATATGTTTGGGGATCACAAAAACAGAGTCAAGCGTATTGCCACAGCTCCCATGTGGCCCAACACCTTCTGGAGTGCAGCTGAGGATGGGCTGATTAG aCAGTATGACCTGCGAGAGAACAGCAAACACTCAGAGGTCCTGATTGACCTGACGGAATACTGTGGACAACTTGTGGAGGCAAAGTGCCTCACTGTCAACCCCCAGGACAATAACTACCTGGCAGTGGGAGCCAGCGGGCCTTTTGTACGGATCTATGATATACGCATGATCCACAATCACAG AAAAACAATGAAACAGAATCCCACAGCTGGAGTCCATACATTTTGTGACCGGCAGAAACCCCTTCCAGATGGTGCAGCACAATACTATGTAGCAG GGCATCTTCCAGTGAAATTGCCAGACTACAATAACCGGCTGAGAGTTTTGGTAGCTACATATGTCACATTCAGTCCTGATGGTACAGAACTCTTGGTCAACATGGGAGGGGAGCAG GTTTACTTATTTGATCTGACTTACAAGCAGCGGCCATACACTTTTCTCCTGCCAAAGAAATGCCACTCTTCAGGAG AGGTGCAGAACAGGAAAACATCAACCAATGGTGTGTCAAATGGCATCCATCTCCACAGCAATGGTTTCAGGCTGTCTGAGGGGCGAGCACATATTAG TCCACAGGTGGAGCTGCCTCCCTATCTGGAGAAAATCAAGCTGCAAGCCAACGAGGCTTTTGCTTGTCAGCAATGGACTCAAGCCATCCAGCTTTATAGCAAAGCTGTCCAGAAAGCCTCCAGCAATGCCATGCTATACGGAAACAGAGCTGCTGCCTACATGAAGCGCAAGTG GGATGGGGATCACTATGATGCATTGAGAGATTGCTTAAAGGCTATCTCCCTAAATCCATGCCACTTGAAGGCTCACTTCCGCCTGGCTCGCTGTCTCTTTGAGCTGAAGTATGTGGCAGAAGCACTGGAGTGTCTGGATGACTTCAAAGGAAAATTCCCTGAGCAAGCACATAGCAGTGCTTGTGATGCACTGGACCGGGACATCAATGCAGCCCTTTTCTCAAAAAGTGATAATG CGGAAGACAAGAAAGGGAGTGGCCCTATCTGGCTGCGAGCAGCGGGCCGAAAAGATTCCATTTCGGACGATGAGATGGTGCTGAGGGAGCGCAGCTATGACTACAAGTTCAGATACTGCGGCCACTGCAACACCACCACAGACATCAAAGAGGCCAACTTCTTTggcag caaTGCACAGTACATTGTCAGTGGCTCTGACGACGGCTCCTTCTTCATCTgggaaaaagaaacaacaaacctGGTGCGGGTGTTGCAAGGTGACGAGTCCATTGTCAACTGCCTCCAGCCCCACCCGAGTTACTGCTTCCTGGCCACCAGTGGCATCGATCCAGTCGTACGGCTGTGGAATCCCAGACCAGAG AGCGAGACACTGAACGGGCGAGTGGTGGAAGACATGGAAGGTGCTTCCCAAGCCAACCAGAGGCGGATGAACGCTGACCCATTGGAGGTGATGCTGTTTAACATGGGCTACCGGATCACAGGACTGACTAGTGGTGGGACTGGAGGCTCAGATGATGAAGACAGCTCCGAGGGGCAAGTCCACTGCCGGACCAGCTAA